Part of the Spinacia oleracea cultivar Varoflay chromosome 5, BTI_SOV_V1, whole genome shotgun sequence genome, ttctataaaattggacgcatagaaaacgtcagacgattagaatgcaagatgactagtagttctgtttctggaactatgtggacatggcaatgtcataatcatttgcatagatacttactttgggaagactagtatcggacaagacctatgaaactttactgtaagagatgaaaatctgtcataagtaaatttcattaaaattacggatttttcaccaaatgcccctgaggtttactttaatgcaccaaatacccctaaactttccaaaatgcacCAAACACCCCTGACGTATGCAATAATATCATTAAATGCCCTTTTGTCTGACGGACGTTAACCCTCCGTTAGGCAGTTAGTTCGTTAAAACATAATGCAccgaatacccctgaggtttggtaaaaagcaccaaatacccctgaggtttggtaattttttttccaaaaactagccgttgaatTTGAATAATATAGCCGTTGCAGTCACCCATACACTAATTTCCCTTATATATACCAtacccaacaacaacaccacACTGCCCTAATCCCCAAACCCCCCCAACTGCACAAACAGTCCACCCCAAACCCCCACCTGCACAACCAGAACACTGCAACAAGAGCACCAACAACAAGCAGAACCCTGCAAcaccagcagcagcaacagcaagaacaaacaacaacagcagcagcagcaacaacaagaaTAACAAGACAGCAGAGCAACAAGAACAAACAccaatagcagcagcagcaaggacTTCAACACAGCACAACACCAGCAGCAAGAacaacacagcaacaacaagaatagacaacaccagcagcaagaacaacacaacacaacaacaacaataacaaacaacagaagcagcaacaacagaagcatcaacaacagaagcagcaacaacagagcagcaagaacaacaacacagcaTGAGTTCTTGTTCCAATACATCATCATCCAATCTGTTTTAATACATACTTGTTCCAAACAAATGTTGTCCTATTTGTTCCAAAAAATGTGCAATAAAAAGCTCCGAGACATCCAAAAATCCACAGAGGCTAtattacaagtgtgatccttgtaaCCATTTTATGTGGTGCAAAGGAAGTGTTCTACACCAaaatcaacaacaccaacaGCAACAGAGCAATATAGAGTATGAGGGAACATCGGAAGACAACGACAATATAAGTGACGAACTGAAGAAACTGAAGAAAAGAGTGAAAGAGCTCAAAAAATTCCAAGCTGCAGCAATTAAAATTGGAATTGTAATGTTTTTGTGTCTAATGTTTGTAGTAAAGAAGTAATCAAGACAAACAATGATGGTTGTAATGGCACGAGCACATGAATTTCATTTATCAATAATATGCAAGTCTTTGAACTCGTAACTGAAATAGTTTGTTTCCAAAATAAACCGAACATCAAGTTGTGGGTAGCTTTACAAAAAAATGCCAAAATGTGCCACAACctaagttgtttttcaaaataaacctaagCTTTAAAACAGAAATACTAAACTGAATCCTAAGCTTACTTCTAGTTATGCAGCTTTGGACTTCTTGCTGCTCGATGCATTAGATGTTGGAGCCTTCCTCTTCCTAGCACCAGATGTTGATGCACCAGCAGAACCAGCAGCAGCTGCAGCAGATTCTTTCCTCTGTTTTGCAGTGGAACCTCCTTTACAGGTTCTTGAGTTATGCCCAATTTGCTTGCATTTCCCACACTTGACAGTGGTGTTTCTTTTCCCCCTCTTCTTCTCATGAGCACCTCTTCTTCTCTGCTTGGCTGGTCTGCCAGCTGCCCTTCTCATTAGTGGGGGAAGAATCCTAGGTAGCTCAAATGTAGGCCACTGTGTTGAGTCAGGCATGGGGTGAATATGCTCTGAGTATGTGAGCTTATAGGCTGCCCCTTTGAAGTAAGGAGAAACAAAATCTGTAGGATTGAGTCTTTGATGGTATATTACCCTAATAGCATGCTTGCAAGGTATACCACACCCTTGCCATTTCCCACAACCACAAACTCTAGCAGCAAGCCTAATAGGGAACTTCACATGACCATCTAAAACCTCAAATTCACCCCCCCAGCATTAGTTGCATAACAGAACCTCGAGTCAGCACTCCTCTCTTCAAGCTCCTTAGTAGCATATGGCGTCAATTGATCGGGTCCAATGTCAACAGCTTTATCAAATCTGGCCCCGATCTTCGTCATGCACCAAGACCTTATTTCTAACATAACAGAATACAATAATTGGCATCACACATTTTAATGCAAAATAAATACCCGACTCGAAAACTTGAAAACATACCCGACTCGGACACTTGAACACAAACCCGACTCGGACACTTGAATACAAACCTAAATAAATAAGTTCCAATGACACAAAAATAGGATAAAATGTAAAGGATTACCTTCAAGAAGTGACAAAACAGGAAGATCCCTAAAGGGTTTGGTACACGCGTTGAAGGATTCCACAAAGTTGGTGGTGTTGTGATCACAACTGACCCCAACATCAAACTTGTGTCTGGACCACTGTTCAGGCACTTTGTCAAGATATCCCACTGCTTCTGGGATGAGTTTGCCAATCTTTTCCATGGCTTTGTTGAAGACATATGGATTGTATGCATCAGCAGCAACCCAGAACAAGTCATGGAAGGCTGTGCCACTGTATCCAGCTTGTCTGCAGTTGGTATACAGATGCTGAGCACAGACCCTCCTGACTGCTTTGGGGAAAACATCATACAAAGCAGATTCTACTCCCTGCATAAcacaattccaagtttcaataaCTAGGGAAGTGAACCAGAAAActgaaaaaaatataaacaatactACAAATAATAAAAACCAAGAAAGGGAGGAGTAATTACCCTCATTCTGTCACTAATAAAAGTCCAGTCATCCCTCTGGCACCCATGTTGAACAAACAAAGCCTTCAAACTTCCGAAAAAATAGGACCATGTGTCCATACTCTCCGTACTCACAATGCTATAGGCTAATGGAAAAATTTCATTATTCCCATCGATAGCAACTGCAGTGAGGAGAATTCCCTTATAGTATCCACTCAAATGTGCACCATCAATGCCTATGATAGGCCTACAACCTCTTAAGAAACCCCTAACTTGTGCAGCAAAGGAGAAAAAGCAAGCCTTGAAACGGGGTGTCACGTTACCAGAATCTGCAGTCCAAGTGACCAAGGCATAACTCCCAGGATTGGTAGATTTGATCATTTCAGCATAGGATGGTAAAAGGGCATATGACTCATCAAAACCTCCATAAATTTGCTGCCTCCCGAGGCTTCTCACCTTGTACATCAACCTCTGTTTCACTTGTACCCTATAAATCCCCAATGCCTTTCTTTGAAGTGTCTTAATTGGGATTTCTGGATTTGCTTCAATGTCAGGAAGTAGTTTGGTGCATAGCCACTGAGATGTCACCATGGGATTCTCCTCAAGTCTCCCACAAGACTTGTGCTCACTGACAAGAGTTTTAATGGCCCAACTGACCCCATCCAACAACACACAGGCATGGATCCTCCAATTGCATGACTCAACCAGACACATTGCAGTGAATCTGGTTGTATCAGCCTTTTCAACACTCACAGCAAATCCCTCTTGAATACAGAAGTCTCTGAAGACCTCCATGAAGTGTGTCTTGCTTTGGAATATCATCCATGGTTTCAACTTGATAGTCCCCCATGGCATGCTTCCCACAACTTTCCCATTTGCATACAAATTATCCAGCTTATTACTCCCATCTAAATGATCCTCAAAACTTCTCTCAGAAATTACCTCCTTAAGAACATCttgttcttcatcttcttcaatttCTTCGTCAATGAAATCGTCGGAGTTGAAACCAGTTTCACTATCACTCTCACTCTCCTCAAAATTttcatcatcactctcatcaTCCCATTTCTCCTCTTCCTCCACATTGTATGCAGTGGGTTTCCTCACCCTTGAACCAGCAGGCCTTCCCCCCCTCTTCTTAGGAACAAACTCACCCGTCTTCTTAGCATGACTTCTGGAAATTCTGAAACCCCTCCCTTTGTTTAACTCAGCCCTGTTAGGAGGGGGTGTCTGATCTGGCTGGTGTtctgtttgatgttgttgttgctgttctgTGGGTTGGTGTTGCTGTTGttctgtttgttgttgttgttgatgttctgtttgttgttgttgctgatgttctgtctgttgttgttgttgctgtggttGTGTCTGTGGTGAggttggtggtggtgagggacttcttggtggtggtgatggattatttggtggtggtgagggacttcttggtggtggtgatggattatttggtggtggtgagggcTCTCTTGGTGGTGATGGAAcatttggtggtggtgagggcTCTCTTGGTGGTGGTGAAGGCTCTTTTTGTGTATTTGGTGGTTGGGAACCTCCCGGGGAAAGGCAGTCAGCATGTTGTGAGCTGTAAACACGTACGTACTCTACGCTTAAATCCTCAACATCATACACAGGCACCTCAACTGCCACTGTGTTTGCCAATTGCTCCTCCAAATCCCTTTGAATCTCAGCCTCCCTTTCTAACCTTCTCCTTTCCTCTTCCCTCTCCCTCTCAAACTCCTCAGCTTTCCTTCTAAGTTCTGCAGCCTTCCTTTCCTTCCTATCCTTCCTTTTCTTAACTGCAGTCCTAAATTGGATTGAAGTTTCCTTCTCATTTGCCTTCTCTATCCATATTTCCACAGTATTATTGCGCTTAAATAAACCCCACATGCCCATCAAACCAACATCATTCAACAATTCTACTCTTTTATTCGTACTAGGATTAacataaaacaatctaaataaaTCGGGAATCAGAACATCTTGCTTAATAGAATCATCAAACAAGTCATCAACCAAATCCATGTAGTTCGTTTCATCAGTATCTTGTACCCTCACATCAAAATTCCGATCATTATAATGACATAACAACCAAATTGCGACCATCCTATACAAACAATAAACACaacacaaaaattcaaattaatgaactaaatcattaggcaaaacaacaaaGCACAACCAGACACTATGTTTTACCATTAACACCCCAAAATTCAAGTTAACCCATCTCATGGAAAAATCACGATTTtagcaaaaccctaaccctaatcaaaGCAAAATTCGCAAAAAATAGCACCAAGAACAAGAAACGAATTGAGTGAACTAACCTTGACACAATTTTGATGAAGTTGAAGCCACAAATTCCAGTCCTTTGCTCTCCTTGCACCCACTTTTGTAGGACTCGCGAAAACTGCAGATTTTTGGACCAAATTGTCGATCTTTTCGTGGGGATTTACTTCGACTAACTATTGCGAGTTGTTTTACACAAATCCCAGCGAATTtcgatctttctctctctttggtTTGGTACTCAAGTGCTCTCTAATGGTGTAAGAGAACAGAGAGAAATGTCGAGGAAGAAGTTGGGAAGttaggttttgaatttttttttttttttttttttttcttttttgatatgGCGCCAGAAAGGACAAGTAAGGGCAACAAGGTAAAAACATGGTAACGGAGGGTTAACGTCCGTCAGACAAAAGGGCATTTAATGATATTATTGCATACGTCAGGGGTGTTTGgtgcattttggaaagtttaggggtatttggtgcattaaagtaaacctcaggggcatttggtgaaaaatccgttaaaattattagacactaaatcctcaatacctgagtgatttgagattacttgtttgagaactggttactttgacgttgaccaaccgtcccaccgtaaaaggaggctataaaggcaacgctcaggtaatcacctatcaaacgaagtctaatctcaagatcgcaagattgggattgtcctcccataaatcgggatgagatgcttaaaagttgtacaaggccactcggagagctagaaactgtgaaatgcatggccgtcctcggatgaatcataggctatgattatctgtttatttgatcagttgaactctgaaaacgaggaacacctctggacataataaggatgacaactcttaccttatgttcaagagcaagcatcgagcgacaaaggaattaggaaatgcacacttgtccctaaggacaagtaggagactgaaggaaataatgcccttggtccaagtatgcattcaatgttaagtctaataaatgcggttcagtattaattaacaagttaataattcagtgagatcaagtgagttgaatgcctagctagagtgcgcttcagttcaagtggaattaatgatattaatccacagcttactcttgactgaacccgtagggtcacacaaatagtacgtaaacggatcaagtatttaatggcattaaatactccatatatggatattcggaatcggcggatcttggtttcagtgggagctgagatcgtcacaggcaagaaatgaatactccggaaacgatgatattgccggaaacggaaatatggatcgtatcggaaatataaatattatccaagtcctagatgttgccggaaacggaaacatggtacgtatccgaaaatattatcggaaatagaaatattgccggaatcggaaatattgccggaaacggaaatattgtctgaatcggaaatattatcggaatcggaaaataattccagaaacggaaatattaaatatttgttcgaaacggaaattaattccggaatcggaaatgttaaatattgttcgtatcggaaataaattccggaatcggaaaattaatcggaagcgcgtcgtacgaattagcatcggacgagcttgctagacgaaggcccagcacgaagccaggcccacgtccagcaagggaaacgcgcgccacaacacgccagcccaaggctgcgccaggcccaccgcaaggcaggcccagcgcgcgcccaaggccgcggcagtcgtgggctgcgatgctcgggctgtacgcgcgcgcgcatggcgcccctagtgggctgctgtgcgtgcgtgggtgtttgtgttcacatacgaaacctaaaacgtacaggatgcgtttaatgattaaattcctaattctagttgataaattaattaaataagagttttattgtgattctaatttaattaattcgtatcctaattcgattccaattctctttccatacccctataaatatgtggcctgggttcacaatttataacaagtttttcaagtattcaaagtgagtttttaagagaaaaattcagacacattccttgctcaaaagtgccgaaatctttagtaccttaagggcgattctagttggtcaatcttaaggcggatccggacgtgctgtggactatctacggagggacgacacttggagtcctaaagacttgttcttgttcggttcgggcgcagctagggaaggcacgcaacaaagagtatgcatctaaactatgctaaatgattatgtgtaaataatatgtattcctggctaaatggtttttccgcatgatttatgaattgtcatatgtatcataacctaacagcatatggaatcccattcattcgtttaccctcatcaagtgtttttgggcactgagtcttgcttagagtcattccatgagacatgggtaggtagcctcgcttggagtccgccatcttgaacctatcaagcaccttattgatataagtgctttgactaagtccaatcatccttttagatctatctctgtaaatcttgatgcccaatatgtactgtgcttctcctagatctttcatcgaaaaacatttcccaagccaaatcttgacagagttcaacataggaatgtcatttccaataagtaatgtgtcgtcgacatataatactaggaaagcaattttgctcccactgaccttcttgtatacacaagattcgtctgcgttcttgatgaaaccaaagtcactgactgcttcatcaaaacgtatattccagctcctggatgcctgcttcaatccgtagattgacttctttagcttgcatacctttttagcattctttggatcctcaaaaccttcaggctgtgtcataaacacagtttctgttaaaacgccgtttaagaaagcagttttgacatccatctgccatatttcgtaatcgtaatatgcagcgattgctaacattatccgaatagactttagcattgcaactggtgaaaaggtttcatcgtaatccacaccgtggacttgcctgtaaccttttgcaaccaatctagctttgaaaacttcaagtttcccatccttgtcctttttcagtttgaaaacccatttgcttccaatggcttggtagccatctggcaaatcgaccaaatcccatacttggttttcaaacatggagtctaattcagattgcatggcttcttgctattgcttggagctaaggctcgtcatagcttgtttgtaagtcgcaggttcatcactttcaaataatagaacgtcatagctctcgttcgtcaaaatacctaagtacctttctggttgagatctatatctatgcgatctacgcggggtaacatttctagtttgaccatgattctcaccagattcttctaaagatctctgagtttcatcctgaatgtcattttgagcattctctagagtttgttgttcgactcgaatttcttcgaggtctacatttctcccacttgtcattttggaaatgtgatctttctccaaaaagacaccatctcgagcaacaaacaccttgttctcagatgtattgtagaagtaatacccctttgtttcctttggatagcccacaaggatacatttgtcagattttggatgaagtttgtctgaaattaatcgtttgacgtatacttcacatccccaaatcttaagaaaagacacatttggaggctttccaaaccataattcgtatggagtcttttcgacagctttagacggagctctatttatagtgagtgcagctgtatttagtgcatgtccccaaaattctaatggaagtttggcctgacccatcattgacctgaccatgtctagcaaggttctgttcct contains:
- the LOC130462040 gene encoding uncharacterized protein; translated protein: MPDSTQWPTFELPRILPPLMRRAAGRPAKQRRRGAHEKKRGKRNTTVKCGKCKQIGHNSRTCKGGSTAKQRKESAAAAAGSAGASTSGARKRKAPTSNASSSKKSKAA